The following coding sequences lie in one Mesorhizobium sp. NZP2298 genomic window:
- a CDS encoding cytochrome c biogenesis CcdA family protein, whose protein sequence is MALDIGYVSAVGAGAISFLSPCVLPLVPPYLCYMAGVSVDDFRGNAGVTAREGTRGALLYSSIAFVLGFSTVFVALGAGASTIGRLLRVWQEPLAMAAGVLIILMGLNFLGILRIPLLSREARFQSQGKPASAVAAYVMGLAFAFGWTPCIGPVLGPILTLAGGRETVGEGALLLAAYSLGLGIPFLIAALFSGAFMRFLGKFRVHLGRVEKAIGALLVVAGVFFLTGGVQTVSYWLLENFPVLGRLG, encoded by the coding sequence ATGGCATTGGACATCGGCTATGTCAGCGCGGTCGGGGCGGGGGCTATCTCGTTCCTGTCGCCATGCGTGCTGCCGCTGGTGCCGCCGTATCTCTGCTACATGGCCGGCGTGTCGGTCGACGATTTTCGCGGCAATGCGGGCGTGACGGCCAGGGAAGGCACGCGTGGCGCGCTGCTTTATTCCTCGATCGCCTTCGTGCTCGGCTTCTCGACCGTGTTCGTGGCGCTCGGCGCCGGCGCCTCGACCATCGGCCGGCTGCTGCGCGTCTGGCAGGAGCCGCTGGCGATGGCCGCCGGCGTGCTGATTATCCTGATGGGCCTGAATTTCCTCGGCATATTGCGCATTCCGCTGCTGTCGCGCGAGGCGCGCTTCCAGTCGCAAGGCAAGCCGGCCAGTGCCGTCGCCGCCTATGTCATGGGGCTGGCCTTCGCCTTTGGCTGGACGCCCTGCATCGGCCCGGTGCTGGGGCCGATCCTGACGCTGGCCGGCGGGCGCGAAACGGTGGGCGAGGGCGCTCTGCTGCTCGCCGCCTATTCGCTTGGGCTTGGCATACCCTTTCTGATCGCGGCGCTGTTTTCCGGCGCCTTCATGCGCTTCCTCGGCAAATTCCGCGTCCATCTCGGCCGGGTCGAAAAAGCGATCGGCGCGCTGCTGGTGGTCGCCGGCGTGTTTTTCCTCACCGGCGGCGTGCAGACGGTGTCGTATTGGCT